A single window of Micrococcaceae bacterium Sec5.1 DNA harbors:
- a CDS encoding DNA polymerase IV: MSGIPWVLHVDLDQFIAAVEVLRRPELAGKPIIVGGRGDPTERAVVSTASYEARAFGVGSGMPLRIAARKVPHAIILPVDQEAYLAASDVVMATLRAQPGAKVQVLGWDEAFVGIETEDPEAYARQIQAAVLEQTRLHCSVGIGDTLVRAKNATDFGKPAGIFRLTKENWLDVMGSKPTKELWGVGPKVSQRLAKHHITTVAELAASDPQDLVPEFGPKMGPWYAQLGRGEGANEVDDTPWVARAHGRETTFQKDLTEPSQISDAIKELTARVLEDVAAEGRPVVGLTLKVRYAPFFTKTYARKIPETFDRDEVLAQALDVTARIEPDRPIRLLGLRAEMSMPDDARKGHTPTRSGW; this comes from the coding sequence GTGAGCGGAATCCCGTGGGTACTGCACGTTGACCTCGACCAGTTCATTGCGGCTGTCGAGGTCCTCCGGCGCCCCGAGCTCGCAGGCAAACCCATCATTGTGGGTGGCCGGGGAGACCCCACGGAACGTGCTGTGGTGTCCACGGCCTCGTACGAAGCCAGGGCGTTCGGCGTAGGTTCTGGAATGCCACTGCGGATCGCAGCACGCAAAGTACCGCATGCCATCATTCTGCCCGTAGACCAGGAGGCTTACCTGGCGGCCTCGGACGTAGTGATGGCCACTCTGCGCGCACAGCCGGGCGCCAAGGTTCAGGTGCTCGGTTGGGATGAGGCGTTTGTTGGCATCGAGACCGAGGATCCGGAAGCATATGCCCGGCAGATCCAAGCTGCCGTCCTGGAGCAAACCCGGTTGCACTGCAGCGTGGGCATCGGCGACACGTTGGTCCGTGCAAAGAATGCGACAGATTTTGGCAAACCAGCGGGCATCTTTCGGCTGACCAAGGAGAACTGGCTCGACGTCATGGGCAGCAAACCCACCAAGGAGCTGTGGGGTGTAGGGCCCAAAGTGTCGCAGCGCCTGGCGAAACACCACATCACCACAGTCGCCGAACTGGCCGCGTCCGATCCCCAGGACTTGGTCCCGGAGTTCGGCCCCAAGATGGGCCCTTGGTATGCGCAGCTCGGACGAGGCGAAGGCGCCAATGAAGTGGATGACACCCCCTGGGTTGCCCGGGCACATGGCCGCGAGACCACTTTTCAGAAGGACCTCACGGAACCCTCCCAGATCAGCGACGCCATCAAGGAACTGACGGCGCGAGTCCTCGAAGACGTGGCGGCCGAGGGGCGGCCGGTGGTGGGGCTGACCCTCAAGGTTCGGTACGCCCCGTTCTTCACCAAGACCTACGCAAGGAAGATTCCAGAGACTTTCGACCGCGACGAAGTCCTCGCACAGGCATTGGACGTCACTGCGCGGATCGAGCCCGATCGTCCCATCCGGCTCCTGGGACTACGCGCCGAAATGTCGATGCCCGACGACGCCCGAAAAGGACACACCCCCACCCGCAGCGGATGGTGA
- a CDS encoding LysE family transporter, whose protein sequence is MVQFSLWLALVGAGTLISFTPGAGAIFTMSNSLNSGFRRSIWGILGQQLALVIHIVIVALGVGVLVSNSPVIFNIVRYAGAAYLVYLGIRQFLRKPDLDEEKVDSRKNESGLSMFQRGIWVNLLNPKAIVFFLAFMPQFIRPDQPLLQQYAVLTATVLAIDIIVMWFFFALAARSFQRFTHDERGQKVLNRVFGCLFVLVGILLATIH, encoded by the coding sequence ATGGTGCAGTTTTCTCTTTGGCTGGCCCTGGTTGGCGCCGGCACCCTGATCAGTTTCACTCCCGGCGCCGGTGCCATTTTCACCATGAGCAACTCGCTCAATTCCGGATTCCGGCGCTCCATTTGGGGAATCCTCGGACAACAGCTGGCCTTGGTCATCCATATCGTGATCGTCGCTTTGGGCGTCGGCGTACTCGTCTCAAATTCGCCGGTGATCTTCAACATCGTCCGCTACGCAGGCGCCGCGTATCTGGTGTACCTCGGGATCCGGCAGTTCCTGCGCAAGCCGGACCTGGACGAGGAAAAGGTGGACAGCCGCAAGAACGAGTCCGGCCTTTCCATGTTCCAACGCGGCATCTGGGTGAACCTGCTGAATCCCAAGGCAATCGTGTTCTTCCTTGCTTTCATGCCTCAGTTCATCAGGCCGGACCAACCCCTGCTTCAGCAATATGCCGTGCTGACGGCCACGGTTCTGGCTATCGACATCATCGTCATGTGGTTCTTCTTCGCTTTGGCCGCGCGTTCATTCCAGCGCTTCACCCACGACGAGCGCGGCCAGAAGGTACTTAACCGTGTGTTCGGCTGCCTGTTTGTCCTCGTGGGCATCCTGCTAGCGACCATCCACTAA
- a CDS encoding LacI family DNA-binding transcriptional regulator encodes MDTLDRRNARSPRVTAAMVAARAGVSTATVSLVANGKTQGRVSEDNISRVRSAIAELGYVVDGIGSSLARGVSSIVILVTPDVSNPFFANVIAGVRESLGPAYQLLLSVTDAGESPQAEDVRKLLALRPAGLLVGAPSAEFLQDLSAAGPLVLLDAPGLESYAPSVNLDVAQGARELARHLAASGHTQAAYVDGITGTTTFHLRREAFLEEAAACGLLVADGHVISTAIDVGAAAAAFADAWPTWQREGVTAVVCGTDTHAYGVLQEARVAGVLIPAELAVAGFDDLPYSATSNPSLTSVHLPATPLGRRAGEQLRGLMEGLALEEPHVTLESSLVVRGSTSLG; translated from the coding sequence ATGGATACCTTGGATCGGCGGAACGCCCGCTCGCCCCGTGTGACGGCTGCGATGGTGGCTGCCCGGGCCGGGGTTTCCACTGCCACCGTCTCATTGGTGGCCAACGGTAAGACGCAAGGACGAGTATCCGAGGACAACATTTCACGCGTCCGATCAGCGATCGCCGAACTTGGCTATGTGGTTGACGGCATTGGGAGTTCGCTGGCTCGCGGAGTCAGCTCCATCGTCATCCTCGTGACGCCGGACGTGTCCAACCCGTTCTTCGCCAACGTCATCGCAGGCGTCCGGGAATCACTGGGCCCGGCTTACCAACTGCTGCTCTCGGTGACCGACGCCGGGGAGTCGCCGCAGGCGGAGGATGTCCGCAAATTGTTGGCACTCCGTCCGGCCGGATTGCTCGTGGGCGCTCCCAGTGCTGAGTTTCTTCAGGACCTGTCCGCAGCTGGACCGCTTGTGCTCCTTGATGCGCCGGGACTTGAGTCCTACGCGCCGTCCGTAAACCTCGACGTCGCCCAAGGCGCGCGTGAGTTGGCCCGGCACCTTGCAGCGTCCGGACATACCCAGGCCGCCTACGTGGACGGCATTACCGGCACCACCACTTTCCACCTGCGCAGGGAAGCCTTCCTTGAGGAGGCCGCAGCGTGCGGGCTCTTGGTTGCCGATGGGCATGTCATCAGTACCGCGATCGACGTCGGTGCTGCCGCCGCCGCGTTCGCCGACGCTTGGCCCACCTGGCAACGTGAGGGGGTGACCGCCGTCGTCTGCGGTACCGACACCCATGCGTATGGCGTGCTGCAGGAAGCGCGGGTGGCGGGCGTCCTGATTCCTGCCGAACTGGCCGTTGCGGGCTTCGACGATCTCCCGTACTCGGCCACCAGCAATCCCAGCCTCACGAGCGTGCACCTGCCGGCGACCCCGCTTGGACGAAGGGCGGGGGAGCAACTCCGCGGGCTCATGGAAGGGCTCGCTTTGGAGGAACCGCATGTGACGCTGGAGAGCTCGCTGGTGGTGCGGGGTTCTACGTCGCTGGGTTAG
- a CDS encoding nucleoside hydrolase produces the protein MTTRKKIILDCDPGHDDAVALLLAHGNPDIELLAVTTVVGNQTLEKVTRNALSVATIAGITGVPFAAGCDRPLVRTIKTAPTIHGDSGMDGPEQPEPTIELDPRHAVDLIIETVMAHEPGTITLVPTAGLTNIAMAARKEPRIVERVKEVVLMGGGYHVGNWSAVAEFNIIIDPEAAHIVFNEKWPVVMVGLDLTHQALATDEVVNRIASIGTKPAKFVLELMEFFKKTYKDAQGFDFPPVHDPCAVAYVIDPTVMTTRKVPVDIELQGKLTLGMTVADFRAPAPEDCHTSVAMDLDHQKFWDLVTDAIERIGEPTYDAGATASAAVDGAAGDAK, from the coding sequence ATGACAACACGCAAGAAGATCATTCTTGACTGCGACCCCGGCCATGACGACGCTGTGGCATTGCTGCTGGCCCACGGCAATCCGGACATCGAGCTGCTCGCAGTGACAACGGTGGTGGGCAACCAGACCCTCGAAAAAGTCACGCGCAACGCCCTCTCGGTAGCCACCATCGCTGGCATCACCGGCGTTCCGTTCGCCGCAGGTTGTGACCGGCCCTTGGTCCGCACCATCAAAACTGCCCCCACCATCCACGGCGATTCCGGCATGGATGGTCCGGAACAGCCCGAGCCCACCATCGAACTGGACCCGCGCCACGCCGTCGACCTCATCATTGAAACCGTCATGGCACACGAGCCGGGCACCATCACTCTGGTGCCTACCGCGGGCCTGACCAACATCGCCATGGCTGCCCGCAAGGAGCCGCGCATCGTGGAGCGCGTGAAGGAAGTTGTCCTCATGGGTGGCGGCTACCACGTGGGCAACTGGAGCGCCGTGGCAGAGTTCAACATCATCATCGATCCCGAGGCCGCCCACATCGTCTTCAATGAAAAGTGGCCCGTGGTGATGGTCGGCCTTGACCTCACGCACCAGGCACTGGCCACGGACGAGGTAGTGAACAGGATCGCGTCAATCGGCACCAAGCCGGCCAAATTCGTGCTGGAACTGATGGAGTTCTTCAAGAAGACCTACAAGGATGCCCAGGGCTTCGATTTCCCGCCGGTCCACGACCCCTGTGCCGTCGCCTACGTCATCGACCCCACCGTGATGACCACACGCAAGGTGCCCGTGGACATCGAACTGCAGGGCAAGCTCACCCTCGGCATGACCGTGGCGGACTTCCGGGCACCCGCCCCGGAGGACTGCCACACATCCGTGGCCATGGATCTGGATCACCAGAAGTTCTGGGATCTTGTCACCGATGCGATCGAACGGATCGGCGAACCAACGTACGACGCCGGCGCCACGGCCAGCGCCGCGGTTGACGGCGCAGCAGGAGACGCAAAGTAA
- a CDS encoding MFS transporter, which produces MSILVPETKSTGRNVTALTVALLAACVAFQLNASMLSPALVTMGNELQTNQATIGLSQTWFFTAAALFSLFLPRLSDIVGRKKILVGMMLLMAAGSVIAALAPDVTWLFVGRIIQGVSGPTVPLCLIMLRSAVSNPRKYGTLMGLITAVNGGVAGVDSFVGGYFAENFGFRSIFWLMLGLALVATVLIAVLAGESKPAAGTAMDWLGVFFIVIAVGALLTALNEGSKLATAFDAETLTLAIGLILVAAVAFFAFWTVEKRAKQPMVETVHLRHRSTWAPLLTTTLTMTGIFAVINGIVPAFVQAAEPGFGVGPTEMSLMILTPYALLGWLFGPISGRLAPVLGYTKVLRIGLLGSLAALAIIAFFGLNNLPMMIVGTALLGIMYAGTVNIMLNGLGVVLSPQGNPGFLPGMNAGAFNLGAGLSFLVLPAVLVATSALGDAKASYLTVVVVGLAITLAAFAASLLIPKPLDAEVAEAEAAELESSK; this is translated from the coding sequence ATGTCAATCCTGGTACCCGAAACCAAGTCCACCGGGCGTAACGTCACTGCACTCACTGTCGCCCTTCTGGCAGCCTGTGTTGCCTTCCAGCTCAACGCCTCTATGCTCAGCCCGGCCTTGGTCACCATGGGCAATGAGCTCCAGACCAATCAAGCCACCATCGGCCTGTCCCAGACCTGGTTCTTCACGGCCGCAGCCCTGTTCTCCCTCTTCCTCCCCCGCCTCAGCGACATCGTGGGCCGCAAGAAGATCCTTGTGGGCATGATGCTCCTCATGGCAGCTGGTTCGGTCATCGCGGCACTCGCACCGGATGTCACCTGGCTCTTCGTAGGCCGCATCATCCAGGGCGTCAGCGGTCCGACCGTCCCGCTCTGCCTCATCATGCTCCGCTCGGCAGTGAGCAATCCGCGCAAATACGGCACCCTCATGGGCCTCATCACGGCCGTCAACGGTGGCGTGGCTGGTGTCGACTCGTTCGTGGGCGGCTACTTCGCCGAGAACTTCGGATTCCGCAGCATTTTCTGGCTCATGCTTGGCCTGGCCTTGGTGGCGACGGTCCTGATCGCCGTCCTCGCGGGAGAGAGCAAACCTGCTGCCGGAACCGCCATGGACTGGCTGGGCGTGTTCTTCATCGTGATCGCGGTGGGCGCCCTCCTGACGGCCTTGAACGAAGGCTCCAAATTGGCCACGGCCTTCGACGCGGAGACGTTAACGTTGGCCATTGGCCTGATCCTGGTTGCCGCCGTCGCGTTCTTCGCGTTCTGGACTGTGGAGAAGCGTGCCAAGCAGCCCATGGTGGAAACAGTTCACCTTCGCCACCGCTCCACGTGGGCACCGCTTTTGACCACCACTCTGACTATGACCGGTATCTTCGCGGTCATCAATGGGATCGTCCCGGCGTTCGTTCAGGCGGCCGAGCCCGGCTTCGGCGTGGGCCCTACCGAGATGTCGCTCATGATCCTCACACCGTACGCACTGCTGGGTTGGCTCTTCGGCCCGATCAGCGGCAGGCTCGCCCCGGTTCTCGGCTACACGAAGGTCCTTCGCATCGGCCTGCTGGGCAGCCTCGCGGCTCTGGCCATCATCGCGTTCTTCGGCCTGAACAACCTGCCGATGATGATCGTGGGCACGGCCTTGCTGGGCATCATGTACGCCGGTACCGTCAACATCATGCTGAACGGACTGGGCGTGGTCCTCTCGCCCCAAGGCAACCCGGGCTTCCTCCCCGGAATGAACGCGGGCGCCTTCAACCTCGGCGCCGGCCTGAGCTTCCTGGTCCTGCCTGCGGTCCTCGTCGCGACGTCGGCACTTGGTGACGCCAAGGCGTCGTACCTCACCGTTGTGGTGGTGGGTCTCGCCATCACGCTTGCCGCCTTCGCCGCTTCACTGTTGATCCCGAAACCTCTAGATGCAGAGGTTGCAGAGGCAGAAGCGGCCGAATTGGAGTCAAGTAAATGA
- a CDS encoding ribokinase has product MSADTSTPTAGIVVVGSLNADLTIYCDRLPKPGETVHGNGFAVNPGGKSANQAVAASKLGGQVSLVGAVGDDANGSMLLGSTANAGVDVTRVRRSDAATGVAVISVDASGENSIIISAGANGTLTPADVRAAADAINNAAVVCLCLEVAIDTVITAAQAGHDAGATVILNLSPYAEVPEVLAGLSDVLLVNAHEASLFLGREADIPDADAEAEAWEAVRSQFADRGLQRVLVTLGAHGSVVLDSLARGTQDQITRIAPTRVSAVDTTGAGDAFTGAVAARLAAGDSLADAASFASVAAALAATKKGTQAAYPTIAQVEQLRGV; this is encoded by the coding sequence ATGAGCGCCGACACCAGCACGCCCACGGCGGGGATCGTCGTTGTCGGCTCCCTGAACGCTGATCTGACCATCTACTGCGACCGCCTTCCCAAGCCCGGCGAGACGGTCCACGGCAACGGTTTTGCCGTGAACCCCGGTGGCAAGAGCGCCAATCAGGCGGTGGCGGCCAGCAAGCTCGGCGGCCAGGTCAGCCTGGTGGGTGCAGTGGGCGATGATGCCAACGGCAGCATGCTCCTGGGCTCCACCGCCAACGCCGGGGTGGACGTCACCCGCGTCCGACGCTCGGACGCGGCAACGGGCGTCGCGGTCATCTCGGTGGATGCCAGCGGCGAGAACAGCATCATCATCTCGGCCGGGGCAAATGGGACGCTGACCCCGGCAGACGTGCGCGCGGCAGCGGACGCCATCAACAATGCTGCGGTGGTCTGCCTCTGCCTTGAAGTCGCGATCGATACTGTGATCACCGCTGCACAAGCAGGGCACGACGCCGGAGCTACCGTCATCTTGAACCTCTCGCCTTACGCGGAGGTACCGGAGGTTCTGGCCGGGTTGAGCGACGTGCTGCTGGTCAATGCGCACGAGGCCTCACTGTTCCTTGGCCGCGAAGCCGACATTCCTGACGCCGACGCGGAGGCCGAAGCATGGGAAGCTGTTCGCAGCCAGTTTGCCGACAGGGGTTTGCAGCGCGTGCTGGTAACGCTGGGCGCTCACGGCTCTGTTGTGCTGGATTCGTTGGCCCGGGGTACCCAGGACCAGATCACACGCATTGCCCCTACCCGCGTTTCGGCCGTCGACACCACCGGTGCGGGTGACGCATTCACGGGAGCTGTCGCTGCACGCCTGGCTGCTGGCGATTCCCTCGCGGACGCGGCCTCCTTCGCCTCGGTAGCCGCAGCGTTGGCCGCCACGAAGAAGGGCACCCAGGCCGCTTACCCGACCATTGCCCAGGTAGAGCAGCTGCGGGGCGTTTAG
- a CDS encoding TetR/AcrR family transcriptional regulator, whose amino-acid sequence MAWDTERTKSLLLEAATSEFCTRGLAGARIDRIAAEAGVNKERIYQYFGNKNGLFDAVIVAALSSLMDEVPIQGEGPAAMADYAGRLFDHHQEDATAPRLLFWEGLERGTEVVGLPKRMANCASKVNSTIAALPGISREDAGDLLITIVSLCDTAPVLPALDGLMAGNDPGRLERRRAAVVRTVYLAASALVAEAASDGSATTETVPTPYTL is encoded by the coding sequence ATGGCATGGGACACAGAGCGCACCAAGTCACTGCTGCTCGAGGCAGCGACCTCGGAGTTTTGCACCCGAGGACTTGCCGGGGCGCGGATCGATCGAATCGCCGCAGAGGCCGGCGTCAACAAAGAACGCATCTACCAGTACTTCGGCAACAAGAACGGCCTTTTTGACGCGGTTATCGTCGCTGCGCTCAGCTCCCTCATGGATGAAGTACCCATCCAAGGCGAGGGCCCAGCGGCCATGGCGGACTACGCCGGCCGCCTGTTCGATCATCATCAAGAGGACGCCACCGCGCCACGCCTCCTCTTCTGGGAAGGCCTGGAACGGGGCACGGAAGTTGTGGGCCTGCCCAAACGAATGGCCAACTGCGCCTCCAAGGTCAACAGCACCATTGCAGCCCTCCCCGGAATCTCAAGGGAAGACGCCGGCGATCTCCTCATCACCATCGTGAGTCTTTGCGATACGGCCCCTGTGCTGCCCGCACTCGATGGACTCATGGCCGGGAACGACCCCGGCCGCCTCGAAAGGCGACGCGCCGCCGTCGTACGCACCGTCTATCTGGCCGCCTCCGCGCTGGTTGCCGAAGCAGCGTCGGACGGGTCAGCAACCACAGAAACGGTGCCCACCCCCTACACCCTGTGA
- a CDS encoding low molecular weight protein-tyrosine-phosphatase — protein MYSTTSPYRIITVCTGNICRSPMAALMLTEAFEAEGLGKLIVVDSAGTTGYEVGHPIDPRAARKLAAHHIASEDHVARHWRREWFAERDLILALDVDHFGWLQEGAPDRESLAKVRMLRSFDPVMVGRSSLDQGIEDPWYGGHTDFDNTWTLIKAAIPGIVRYVSAAITEQATGDSGRSAGDARNEASEHQQVTSMS, from the coding sequence ATGTACTCAACGACGAGCCCATACCGCATCATCACGGTCTGCACCGGAAACATCTGCCGCTCGCCCATGGCAGCGCTCATGCTTACCGAAGCCTTCGAAGCGGAAGGGCTCGGCAAGCTGATAGTGGTCGACTCAGCGGGCACCACCGGGTACGAGGTGGGGCACCCAATCGATCCCAGGGCAGCCCGCAAACTGGCCGCCCACCACATCGCTTCGGAGGACCACGTCGCACGCCACTGGAGGCGCGAGTGGTTCGCTGAGCGGGATCTCATCCTGGCATTGGACGTGGATCATTTCGGCTGGCTTCAGGAGGGCGCCCCAGATCGCGAATCCTTGGCCAAAGTCCGGATGCTGCGCAGCTTCGATCCCGTGATGGTTGGGCGCAGCTCCCTGGATCAGGGCATCGAGGATCCCTGGTACGGCGGTCATACTGACTTCGACAACACCTGGACCCTTATCAAAGCCGCTATTCCAGGCATCGTGCGCTACGTGAGCGCCGCAATTACAGAACAGGCAACAGGAGACTCCGGACGTAGCGCCGGCGATGCCCGAAACGAAGCCAGCGAGCACCAGCAGGTAACCTCTATGTCATGA
- the pabB gene encoding aminodeoxychorismate synthase component I, translated as MTPAPVIIAVDGRSGAGKTTLAVELAARLREHHKVSLFHLEDIYPGWNGLATGIERYVATVLTPLSQGEAAEWVSWDWERHYDGALHVTLPAEIVIVEGVGAAANAARPMLDAIVWVESPGDDRRRRALARDGNTYEPYWDSWAAQEDIWLEADEVIGAADIRVQNLADGNAPDDVLQAMRYLPSLSAILSPELSARRGLQLRSEKISAVPDAEALFQNLYGSSTNAVWLDSSNASAVSGTSQAAARSRFSILADDGGTFGQSVQHRAGITQVTAGTATVETSGPFFRWLDSVWGRRAVRAPRGYDGQFTLGWLGYLGYELKRETGGNDVQPDTPDAALLFAGRAVVLDHREHTVWLLALEAPDADEWLRQARTAVGAASAAPASAVEPVSEAAPEFTCRDSATDYKRKIADAQHEISEGNSYEVCLTTMLEAPAGGLDPWQSYRALRRRNPAPFASYLRFGELVVASTSPERFLRILSDGGMRAEPIKGTRGRSADPREDAELRRDLETSLKDRAENIMIVDLLRNDLSHFAIPGSVTVSRLCAIESYATVHQMVSTVDAHLRPGAPRAEALAAAFPAGSMTGAPKISTMDILDQLEAGPRGIYSGAIGYFSLNAATDLAVVIRTLVVNPDDDGGRTLSLGVGGAITADSVADDEYEEIRTKAFGVLSTLGADFPG; from the coding sequence ATGACCCCTGCACCCGTGATCATCGCCGTGGACGGGCGGTCCGGCGCGGGCAAGACGACGCTGGCCGTTGAACTGGCGGCCCGCCTTCGGGAGCACCACAAGGTTTCCCTTTTCCATCTGGAAGACATCTATCCCGGATGGAACGGCCTTGCCACAGGCATCGAAAGATACGTCGCGACGGTCCTGACGCCTTTGAGCCAAGGGGAAGCGGCAGAGTGGGTCAGCTGGGATTGGGAACGGCATTACGACGGCGCGCTGCACGTAACGTTGCCAGCCGAAATCGTGATTGTGGAGGGCGTTGGCGCCGCAGCGAATGCGGCACGCCCCATGCTGGACGCCATCGTGTGGGTCGAGTCCCCCGGTGACGATCGCCGTCGTCGGGCTTTGGCTCGTGACGGAAATACCTACGAACCTTATTGGGACAGCTGGGCTGCCCAAGAGGATATTTGGCTGGAAGCTGACGAGGTAATCGGCGCAGCAGACATCCGGGTCCAGAACCTCGCGGATGGCAACGCCCCGGACGACGTCCTGCAGGCAATGCGGTACTTGCCGTCGTTGTCAGCGATCCTCTCGCCGGAACTCAGCGCGCGTCGAGGACTGCAGCTCCGGTCCGAAAAGATCAGCGCCGTTCCTGACGCCGAGGCGCTCTTTCAGAACCTCTACGGTTCCTCGACCAATGCCGTCTGGCTGGATTCCTCCAACGCTTCCGCAGTTTCAGGGACGTCCCAGGCTGCTGCCCGCAGCCGCTTCAGCATCTTGGCTGACGACGGCGGCACGTTCGGCCAGTCCGTCCAACACCGTGCGGGAATCACCCAAGTAACCGCCGGAACAGCCACCGTGGAAACCTCCGGACCGTTCTTCCGATGGCTCGATTCCGTCTGGGGACGGCGCGCCGTGCGGGCACCCCGCGGCTACGATGGCCAGTTCACGCTCGGCTGGTTGGGCTACCTGGGCTACGAGCTCAAACGGGAAACCGGGGGCAATGACGTCCAACCCGACACTCCCGACGCCGCCCTGCTCTTCGCTGGGCGGGCCGTGGTGCTGGATCATCGCGAGCACACTGTGTGGCTGCTCGCCCTGGAAGCGCCCGACGCCGATGAGTGGTTGCGCCAGGCTCGAACCGCTGTCGGGGCTGCTTCAGCCGCCCCGGCTTCCGCCGTCGAGCCTGTTTCCGAGGCGGCTCCGGAATTCACGTGCCGTGACAGCGCAACGGACTATAAGCGCAAAATCGCCGACGCCCAGCATGAAATCAGCGAAGGCAACTCGTACGAGGTCTGCCTGACCACCATGTTGGAAGCCCCTGCCGGCGGGCTGGACCCATGGCAGAGCTACAGGGCGTTGCGACGCCGCAATCCGGCACCATTTGCCAGTTACCTTCGGTTCGGCGAGCTGGTTGTTGCCAGCACCTCGCCCGAGCGCTTCCTGCGGATTCTCTCCGACGGCGGCATGCGGGCCGAGCCGATCAAGGGCACGCGTGGGCGTTCCGCCGATCCCAGGGAGGACGCCGAATTGCGCCGCGATCTGGAGACGTCGCTGAAGGACCGCGCGGAAAACATCATGATCGTGGACTTGCTCCGCAACGACCTGAGTCACTTCGCCATTCCGGGCTCGGTGACGGTCAGCCGGCTGTGCGCGATCGAAAGCTATGCCACAGTGCATCAGATGGTGAGCACGGTGGACGCGCACCTACGCCCTGGCGCTCCGCGTGCAGAGGCACTGGCTGCAGCCTTCCCGGCTGGGTCAATGACCGGGGCGCCGAAGATCAGCACCATGGATATCCTTGACCAGCTCGAGGCGGGTCCCCGCGGTATCTATTCGGGAGCAATAGGCTACTTCTCGCTGAATGCTGCCACGGACCTCGCCGTCGTGATACGCACCCTGGTGGTCAATCCGGACGACGACGGTGGGCGAACACTCAGCCTTGGCGTCGGCGGGGCAATTACTGCAGATTCCGTGGCAGATGACGAGTACGAAGAGATCCGGACCAAGGCGTTTGGCGTGTTGTCGACGCTGGGGGCTGACTTCCCAGGCTGA